Genomic window (Paucidesulfovibrio gracilis DSM 16080):
GAGTATCGGTCCAGTTCAGCTCGTCCGCGATGACCACGGGCGTGCCGGTGGCCAGGTCATTTTCCAGGCCGTCGATGTCCGGGTCGGCCAGGGCCACGCAGCCGCGTGTGTCGCGGGGGACGAGCTGCTTGCCGCGGCCGTGCAGCCAGATGCCAGAGCCGGTCTTGCCCCGGATGCGGTCCACGGGGTTGGGATAGTTCAGCGGATAGGCCACATCGCCGTAAAGCTCCCAATCCAGCCCGCCGCGCAGTCGGCTTTGAATGAAGTAGACGCCTTCCGGGGTGCGCAGGTCGCCCTGTACCAGCTTGTCTCCGTTGCTCTGTCCGGTGGTGCAGGGCAGGGACTTGAGCAGCTTCAGGGGGCTGCGCCGCGAGAGCATGAAGAGCTGTTGCCGGGCTTTGTCCACGGCCACGAGCAGTTCCGGTCCCTGTTCGTGCGAATGCAGCACGGGCCGCCACGCCCCGGCAAAGCTGGGCAGCGCGGTGAGAAGCGACAAGATGAGCAAGCAGGCGGCAGTGAGTCCCTTCATACGTATCCGGTGAGTTATGTTCGTTTTCCGCTATCGCCCCGCGGCCAGCAATTGCGCCCGCGTGAAGATGGATCCAAGGTTCAGCCCGGCCTGGGCCAACCGCTGCCGTCCACCCTCCTCACGGTCCAGCACGCAGAGTACGTCATCGACCTGAAGCCCGGCGTCCCGCACGCGTTCCACCGAGGTCAGCAAGGTGCCTCCCGTGGTGACCACGTCTTCCAGCAGAACCACACGGGATCCGGAAGGGAAGTTTTTTAGCCCTTCCAGGTATTGATTGGTACCGTGTCCTTTGGATTTCTTGCGTATAATAAAAGCCGCCAAAGGACAATTTTTTTCATAGGAAAGAACACTTACGGCGGAAACCAGAGGATCCGCGCCCAGCGTCATGCCGCCCACACCCGCGATGTCGCGGCCCTGGAGCATTTCCAGAAACAGGTTGGCGATGAGCCAGCCCCCTTCGGGGTGCAGAGCGGTCTGTTTGCAGTCAAAATAATAATCGCTTTTTTTGCCGGAGGTGAGGGTCACTTCGCCTTCCACATAGGAAAGCTCCAGCAGCAGCCGGGCGAGCCTGGATGTATAGTCGGACATGGATCAATCCTTTCCATAGACGCGGTCGTAGATTGTGCTTTCATACCGCAGGTAATAATTGGGGTCAAACGCATCCGCAAAATCCTCGGGTGAGAGGTGTTCGCAGAGCGCCGCGTCCGCTGCGGCCTCGGTCTGAAACGCCTTGCGTTCCTCCCAGCAGCGCAGGGCCACGGCCTGAACCATCTCGTAGGCTTTCTGGCGTTGCAGCCCCTTGTCCAGCAGCTTGACCAGCAGGCGCTGGGAATAGAACAGCCCGAACGAACCTTCCAGGTTGCGGTCCATGTTGTGGGCGTTGATTTTGAGGCGGTCCAAAAGGCCGGCCATGCGGGCCAGGATGTAGTCCATGAGGATAGTGGAATCGGGCATGATCACGCGTTCCACCGAGGAGTGGGAGATGTCCCGCTCATGCCACAGGGGCATGTTTTCCATGGAGGCCATGGCGTTGGTGCGCACCAGCCGGGACAGACCGCAGAGATTTTCTGCGGAAATGGGGTTCTTTTTGTGGGGCATGGCCGAGGAGCCTTTTTGCCCTTTGGAAAAGCCTTCTTCCACCTCCAGCACTTCGGTGCGTTGCAGGTGGCGCAGTTCCGTACCCAGGCGTTCGATGCCGCCGGCCAGAAGCGCCAGCGCAGTGAAATAGTGGGCATGGCGGTCGCGCTGCACGATCTGGGTGGAGAAGGGATCGGGTTCCAGGCCGAGGCGTTTCATGGCCAGGGCTTCCAGCTCGGGGGAAAGATGGGCGTAGGTACCCACGGCCCCGGAAATTTTGCCCACGCGCATGCCTTCACGGGCGGCTTCGAACCGGGCCTGATGCCGTTTGAATTCCGCGTAAAAGCCCGTGAGCTTCAGGCCGAAGCTGGTGGGTTCGGCGTGGATGCCGTGGGTGCGGCCCATGCAGAGCCGACCCTTGTGTTCGTCGGCCAGACGTTTGATGCTGGCCAGCAGATTTTCCAGTCCCTCGGCGATGATCCGGCCTGCGCGGGTCAGGAGCAGGCCGTTGGCCGTATCCACGATGTCCGAGGAGGTGCAGCCCAGGTGGATCCAGCGGGAAGCCGGACCGACTTTTTCTTCCACGGCCGTGAGAAAGGCGATGACGTCGTGTTTGGTGCGTTGCTCGATTTCCAGGATGCGGTCCAGGTCGAAATCGGCCTTTTCCCGGATGGTCTGCATGTCGTCCTGTGGGATGACGCCTTGTTCGCACCAGGCCTCGCACACGGCCAGTTCCACTTCGAGCCAGGCCCGGAATTTATTTTCCAGGGTCCAGAGCCGGGCCATTTCGGGGCGTGAATAGCGTTCGATCATTGGGGTGCCTCGTGGACTCCGGCGGAGCGGCGCGGGACGCGGAGGCGGGCCGGGGTCCGAATGCTGTTTCGGTTGACATGGACCGCCTGTGGCGGTCGCGAAAAAAAAGGCAGCCGGAGCTGCCTTTACATCTCCTAGGCGGAGGTGCCGACGCTGGTTGTGCCGGGGCTTTCGGATTTGCCGGGGCAGGCTTGGTCTTTGACCTTTTCCCGCTTTTCGGCGGCTTCGGCGGTTTTGGCTCCGTTTCCGTTGCCATTTCCATTGCCGTTGCCGTTGCCATTCCCGTTTCCGTCGCCGTTACCGCTGGGCGTTTTGCCAGCGTAGTCGGTCACGTACCAGCCCGAGCCCTTGAGGACGAACGAGGTGTTGGAAATCACCCTGTGACATTTCCCGCCACAGACTTTGCAGTCCAGTTCCAGGTCGTCGAAACCCTGCTGCCATTCCTCGAAGATCTGTTTACAGTCCTCACACTCGTATTCGTAGATGGGCATACCATCCTCCTTGGAAAGTGATGTGCTTGCCGCGCAAGGCGGCGCGAGCAAAGGCTACTTGGCGGCCTTGGCTTCGCGGATGCGCTCTTTGAGGCGCTCCTTGCGGCGTTTGCGGCGGCGGTCAAGTTCCTTTTTACGCTCGTGCTTCTTATGTTTGGCCATTGAAATAATCCTCCTTATGGCATTGTCAACGTGCATGTACCCGGGAAGCGAAAACCCATACCCCACATGCTGGGGCTTGTCCAGCACGGCGACCCGGCCCCGGGCTTGACGGATGCGGTTTTCGTGACCATTATCCCCCGACCCGGCAAGGGAAGCGGTTTTGAAGCGTTTCCCGGCATGGCGGAGACCGGAAGAGACGGTCGTTCGCTGCTTCGCGGCGGGACGGAGCGCGCGGGGCGCTCCGGTTTGAAGCGGTCCTGCGCACAGGGCCGCCCCATCAATCCACCAACCAACGGGACCAGCCATGAGTTTTAGCCTGAAAAGCATGAACATCGCCAAAGCATCCGAAGAATTGCTGCGCATCATGATGTTCGAGCAATGGATCCGGTTTTATTTTTTGGAGGACAGGGACGGAACCCTGTACGTGAACATTTCCCAGGAAGCCCTGGACCGCATCGGAGAACGGCAGGCCGATCTGCTGCCCCTGGCCGAGTTGATGAACGGCGAGGAAATCACCTACGAAAAATGCCAGGCCACGGTGTGTTCCTTTGCGGGTTCCCGCCTGGATGGACAGCGCTTTGCGCCTGAAGTTCTGCCCAAGGCCTTTGACTCCAAGGATTTCAAAGTGGAAATGTACATGTTCCAACTCTGGAACCGTTTGCATGAAAAGTTTCTGGACGAGCGGTTCCACGACTTTGAGGAGTGGGAGGAGATGATCGCGGAATGGAACAAGCTGGACGAGATCCGCGAATACCGCGAAAAGCTGATCCTCGGCGGACAGCAGGGCGCGGGTTCCGAGCCGCAGGTGCAGTAGTCCCAGCCCCCTGCAAGGCGTGGACGGGCCGGAAGTTCCTTTTGGAGCTTTCGGCCCGTTGCCGTTTGTGGGATTGGCGCGCAAAAAAAACGCGCAAACTTTGCTCTGCCCGTGCGGATTGCGGGATGAATATGGATTGCTGAAAAGAAAAACATAACGAAAATATTCGCTTTTTTGTTTCGGCACGGGTGTTGCTTTCCCTGAGGCATCATTGCCGGATGTTCGGCAGTGGCGCGGCGAGGATGCGGCCGGGCGCACGACCCGCGGACCCCGGGAAACCGATCCGTTGGCACAAGTGCCGGTTGCAAACTGAAAACCTTCACGCGTTACACTCTCACACTTCTTCGCCGGGAGGGGCGTCCATCGGGGACGCCCCTCCAGTCTCTTCCCCCCCCGCACACGATGCAGAACAGCATGAGCGCCCCGCATGCGGGATCGCCTCTTGCCGCGGCTTTTTTGTGCGCCTCATGTTCCTTGGTTCCCCTCCTTAAAAGCACATATCAAAAATACACGGCATCCGTGCTTTGTTCCGGCGGTGTTGGTCGGTTCTGGACCCGGCTCCGGCTTCCGTGTATCCAAAAGATCCATCGCCTTGAAACAACACCGTGTTTCGGCGATGCTGATTCGTTCCGTCAACTTCGGACCGGAGGCCGTGTGCATACCCGAATCCGTATGGGCATTACCGCCCGTTTGCTGCTTTGGTGCCTGGCGCTCATTGCCGTGTTTTACGCCACCACCGCCTATCTGCTTTCCGGTATTGACGAAATTGTGGCCGATTCCGGGGAGATTGTACGCACCAACCATGAAGTGGGCGTTGCCGTGCAGCGCATGCTCCAGCAGCTGGCCAAGCTGGAAGAGAACCGGAAACGATATGAAATCCTCCAGGATGACGCCTACATGGAAGCCGTGGTGCGCGACCTGGCCCAATTGGGCGACATGCTGGAACAGACCCTGGCCCAGCACCCGGAATATCAGGATGAATTCGAGCCGTTGACCCGGGAGTATTCCATCACCTTGAAGAAAGGCGCGGCCCCGGAGCGACTGCTCATGCCGGACCGCACCGTGGCGGGCTGGATGGAACGGTTGCGCGAGGTGCGCGACGACAACCAGCGCGCCATGGAGCAGCGTCTCGGCGATCTGAACCGGACCGCGTCCATGGCCTCCCGGCGGGGACTGATGGGCCTGGGGCTGATCATTGCCCTGGGGCTGACCGGTTCCCTGTTGTTTGCCTACGGAGTGAACCGGTCTTTGCGGACCATCCGTGCGGCTCTGCGGGAATTTGGACGCACGGGCCGGGCCACGTCCGTGGACGTACGCAGCCGCGACGAACTGGGCGAACTGGCCCAGGCATTGGACCGGCTCACTGCCCGGCTGGAGCGCGAGGAGCGCATGCGGGCGGATTTCATCTCCATGCTCAGTCATGAAATACGCACCCCCCTGACCAGTATTCGGGAATCCGTGGACCTGGTGGGAGACGGTTCCTTTGGTGCAGTGAACGAGAAGCAGCAGCGGTTTTTGGGATTGGCGGCCCGGGAAGCCGAACGCTTATCCGCGCTTTTGGAGCGGCTCATGCGGGTGTCCCGGCTGGAAGCGGGCAGGATGGATGTTTCGCCCGCGTCCCTTGATCCGCATACTCTGGCCCATACCGCGCTGGAGCGGGTGCGCCCCGCGGCCGCAGCCAAGGACATCCGCCTGGAAGCCCCCGAACCATTGCCGGAATCCGCATGGTCGGTGCGTGCCGACGCCGGGCAGGTGGAGCAGGTGTTGGTCAATCTGCTGGGAAATGCCGTGAAGTTTTCTCCCAGACGCGGAACCGTGCGGCTGGAGTTGCGCCGGAATGCCGAGGGCGTTGCCTTTGGCGTGTTGGACCAGGGACCGGGCATTCCCGAGTCAGAGCGCGAGTTGGTCTTTCAGAAGTGGTATCGTGGCGAGGCCGGCACGGTTGAGGGTGCGGGATTGGGGTTATATATTTCACAAAGCATTGTGCTGGCGCACGGCGGACGCATGTGGGTGGAGGGGCGCGACCCGGAATCGGGCTGCGCGTTCTGGTTCCTGTTACCCCATGGCAACGGGGGCGATGGCCCGGACCAAGGACAATCAACGGCAACGGACGGCGAACATGGCGAATAAGCGCGTGGTACTGGTGGTGGACGACGACCCGGGAATTTTGGACGTGATGGAGGCGCGCCTTGCCTCGGCCGGTCTGGAGCCGGTGCGTTCCGAGAATGCGGAACAGGCGCTGTCCATCATGGAGGATCGGGCCGTGGACCTGGTGGTCTCGGATGTGAAGATGCCGGGCATGGGCGGTGAAGGGCTGCTTGCCGAAGTGCGCGAGCAGTATCCGCATATTCCCGTGATTTTGCTCACGGCCTACGGCACCATTCCCGACGCCGTGGCCCTGACCCGGTCCGGTGCTGCGGATTATCTGACCAAGCCGTTTGACGGCAAGGAGTTGGTCCGCCGGGTGCGCGAGCTGCTGCCCCGGGAGGACG
Coding sequences:
- the pyrE gene encoding orotate phosphoribosyltransferase — translated: MSDYTSRLARLLLELSYVEGEVTLTSGKKSDYYFDCKQTALHPEGGWLIANLFLEMLQGRDIAGVGGMTLGADPLVSAVSVLSYEKNCPLAAFIIRKKSKGHGTNQYLEGLKNFPSGSRVVLLEDVVTTGGTLLTSVERVRDAGLQVDDVLCVLDREEGGRQRLAQAGLNLGSIFTRAQLLAAGR
- the purB gene encoding adenylosuccinate lyase, which produces MIERYSRPEMARLWTLENKFRAWLEVELAVCEAWCEQGVIPQDDMQTIREKADFDLDRILEIEQRTKHDVIAFLTAVEEKVGPASRWIHLGCTSSDIVDTANGLLLTRAGRIIAEGLENLLASIKRLADEHKGRLCMGRTHGIHAEPTSFGLKLTGFYAEFKRHQARFEAAREGMRVGKISGAVGTYAHLSPELEALAMKRLGLEPDPFSTQIVQRDRHAHYFTALALLAGGIERLGTELRHLQRTEVLEVEEGFSKGQKGSSAMPHKKNPISAENLCGLSRLVRTNAMASMENMPLWHERDISHSSVERVIMPDSTILMDYILARMAGLLDRLKINAHNMDRNLEGSFGLFYSQRLLVKLLDKGLQRQKAYEMVQAVALRCWEERKAFQTEAAADAALCEHLSPEDFADAFDPNYYLRYESTIYDRVYGKD
- a CDS encoding FmdB family zinc ribbon protein codes for the protein MPIYEYECEDCKQIFEEWQQGFDDLELDCKVCGGKCHRVISNTSFVLKGSGWYVTDYAGKTPSGNGDGNGNGNGNGNGNGNGNGAKTAEAAEKREKVKDQACPGKSESPGTTSVGTSA
- a CDS encoding HAMP domain-containing sensor histidine kinase — protein: MHTRIRMGITARLLLWCLALIAVFYATTAYLLSGIDEIVADSGEIVRTNHEVGVAVQRMLQQLAKLEENRKRYEILQDDAYMEAVVRDLAQLGDMLEQTLAQHPEYQDEFEPLTREYSITLKKGAAPERLLMPDRTVAGWMERLREVRDDNQRAMEQRLGDLNRTASMASRRGLMGLGLIIALGLTGSLLFAYGVNRSLRTIRAALREFGRTGRATSVDVRSRDELGELAQALDRLTARLEREERMRADFISMLSHEIRTPLTSIRESVDLVGDGSFGAVNEKQQRFLGLAAREAERLSALLERLMRVSRLEAGRMDVSPASLDPHTLAHTALERVRPAAAAKDIRLEAPEPLPESAWSVRADAGQVEQVLVNLLGNAVKFSPRRGTVRLELRRNAEGVAFGVLDQGPGIPESERELVFQKWYRGEAGTVEGAGLGLYISQSIVLAHGGRMWVEGRDPESGCAFWFLLPHGNGGDGPDQGQSTATDGEHGE